CTGCGCGCGATGTCATACCTTGTCCCTAACCGCGATCGCATCAAGCAGTTCGCCGTAAATGAACCGTCCGAGGTGCCCGCGCCCTGGCTGTCCGATATCTCAATTCAGCGCCGTCCGAACGAATCCGAAGAAGACGCCAACCGAAAGGTCGTTGAAGTGATCCGAACCCTGATGCGGATGGACCCCGACGACCTCACGATCGGCGAGGTGCGTGACTCCGTTCTGGCGGGCCTGGTCGCCGAGCTCGCGCTGACTGGCCATCCGGTCCGAGCGACCCTGCACGGAAACGGCATCCTCGGTGCCGTGATGCGTTTGGTCGGAGGGCGGTTGAAATTGCCGATGGATGAAGTGGCCTCGGGCAGCTTCCTGAACGCGGTGGGCAACCAGAAGCTGATTCCGAAGCTTTGCCCGAATTGCAAACGCCCCGCACGTGACGTGCTGTCGGACGCGCAGATTACAACGCTCGAGCGCAAATTCGGGCTCGACACGTTGACGATGGCATGCCGGGACGAGGACGGCTGCGAGAAATGCCGCCGTCCGGGGTTGTTCACGCGCGACGGCAAGGTCGCGGCGGGCATCAAAGGGCAGACGCTGGCGATGGAGCTGTACCGGCCCACGTCGGAATTCCTCGCCTGTGTCGCTACCCGCGACTGGCGCGGTGCGGAGCTGGTGTGGCGGTCCGGTCGTAAGACGGGCTTTGCAGACGCAGACATGACGGGTAAGACCGTCTACGAGCACGCGTTGTACAAGGCGTCGCAAGGCCTGATCGACCCACGGTTCATCGATGAATCGATGTGCGCGTTCGACGCCTACCGGCTGATCCCTGGCGTCGAGGGGGTGAATCCGTCGTGATCAAGTCTTTCGTCTATAGCCTCTTCAGGATGCTTCCGCCGAAGGAGCGCTTGCGAGTTTCGACCTGGCGGTTCAAGGCGATGCGGGAGATGTTCTATCGCGAAACACGCCTCGATGTCGCAAAGAAGGGCTTGCGTAACAGCGAGACGCTGCTAGAGCGATTGGACACGCTCGAGGCGCGCCATCGGTCGAGAAAAAACATGTCCTGGTTGGCGTTCCAGAAGATCGCTCAACGCATGCGTGCCGGCGACGACTTCGCGACCGCGATGAAGCCTTTCATCCCGAGCGATGAATATGTGCTGCTGGAGCTCGCGAGCGAGTCGCCTCGCGATGATGCGGCAATCCGCGGCCTCGAGTTGGCTGAAATGGCTGCACATGCAAAGGGCGTGCTGTCGACAACGACTTCGATGGAGATGGCGTACCCGGCCTTCCTGCTTGTCTATCTCTACGCATTCTGCGTGCTCTTCGGGTCCGAGATCTTGCCGGCGACGCTGGATGTTCAACCGCTTGAGAAATGGTCGGCGTTCGGCAAGTTCGTCTACGCCTTCGACACGTTCTGTGCCGACTACTGGTGGGTGACGAGTTCGATCGTGGCGGGTTTGGTTGTCGGCTACTTCCAAACCTTGAAGCGCTGGACAGGGGCATTCAGAAACAAGGTCGATGCGCTGCCGCTGATGTGGCGCAATCGTCGCGACTTGCGTGCGGCGTTGTTGATTGTCTCTCTCGCCGGACTGTTTGACTCTGGTCTTACGCTGCGCGTCGCGCTGAGCAAGCTCGAGAGAGCAGCAGATCCGTGGATGCGTTGGCACATACGGCAAATGAGCCGCCGGCTGACGGCTCATCCCGACAAGCCGATGCAGGCGTTGGACACGGGCATCTTTTCGGAGACGACGGTCGACATCATGACCGACGCAGCAGGGCGGGACCAGTTTGTCGAATCGGTGAAAAGTCTCGGGCGTAGCTCGTTGGGGCGCGTTGTCGAGTCAGTTCGACGCAACGCAAAGATCACGCATTACGTGCTGCTAGGCGGCGCCGTTTTGGCGTTCCTCGTGCTCGGCCTGGGCTCGTATTTCGCAACGGGAGCCGTCGCGTTCGACGGGGCTTCCACCTCAATCAACCAAAGATACTAGGAGCCTTCTTATGAACGCGACTATCAAGCCGCAACTTCATAAACGCCCGTACATCGGGAAGAGTCGTCGAAAGCAGAAAGGTGAGCTCTCACTCGTGGAAGCCGCCGGCGTCCTCGCGGCCGCGGCGCTGATCGCGCTGGCCGTATACATGGGCCGCGGATTTGTGATGGACCGGATCCACGCGATGCAGTTCAAGAGCGAGGCGCAGTACTTCCGCAGCGGAATTCAAGATGCAACGTCAGGAGAGATCGATTTTTCGGCGGTTACGATGCAGTCCCTCACGCTGAATCGCGCGTTCGATACCGCGGGCCGACGATTGAACAAGACGTCTGGGACACTGACCGGGCTGTTCGGCGGTGCCGTTACGGCGGCGCCGGCGACGGTGACGGCAACGAATGACGCGATCGCAGTGACCTATCCGATCCCAGCGACGGTCTGCGCGTTGTCGGCCGACTCGATTTCGGCTGCGTACACACAGGTGAAGGTGAACAACACGACGATTTTTGGGCCGGGAGTCGCCTACGACTCGAACGTGGCGGCGAATGCGTGCGCGTCCGCCGGAGCCACGGCGAGCGTTGTCATGTACGCGACGAAAGACAATTGAGGATCGGCGATGCCCAGCCTCATTGAAGCCGTGATCGTACTTGTCGCTGCAGCGCTGATGATTATCCAGGGCATTCAGCGCGACGTTGTTAAGCGACGGCACGACGTGCTGAGCGTCGAAGGGCAGAACGAGGCGGTAATCAATGCTGCGCTGTCGAAGTGGGTAACGGACAAGTACGGCACGCTGGTGGCGCAGATGGTTGGTGACAAGACGACGGTGCTCGCTCCACCGACGTTCGCGGAACTCAGCGCAGGTGGCTACCTGAAGGCCAACTATGCGCCCGGCCCGTTTTGGGGCGGAAGCTACGTCGTTCAGATGAGCGTTGGGCCGGACGGCTGTTCTACCGGATCGACATCTTGCCAGGTGAGCTACGTCTTCTACTCGTCGCTGCCGGTGACTAGGCTTGGCCAGCCGGACGTCGCCGGGGCGGGAGTGGTCGCGCAGGCGGCCGGGACTGGCTTTGGATTCTCGACGACGCAAAACTCGAGCATTGTTCACGGTCTCAACGGTAGCTGGACAGCTTCTAACCCGGCGCCGGGCGCGCCGGCGGCCATCGTGATGGCGACGAACGGGCCATCGTCAGACGGCA
This is a stretch of genomic DNA from Burkholderia gladioli. It encodes these proteins:
- a CDS encoding type 4 pilus major pilin, encoding MNATIKPQLHKRPYIGKSRRKQKGELSLVEAAGVLAAAALIALAVYMGRGFVMDRIHAMQFKSEAQYFRSGIQDATSGEIDFSAVTMQSLTLNRAFDTAGRRLNKTSGTLTGLFGGAVTAAPATVTATNDAIAVTYPIPATVCALSADSISAAYTQVKVNNTTIFGPGVAYDSNVAANACASAGATASVVMYATKDN